The genome window CCCTCCCTGTATGTCTCAACCCCCCCTCCCTGTATGTCTCAACCCCCCCCTCCCTGTATgtctcaaccccccccctccctgtatgtctcaaccccccccctccctgtatgtctcaacccccccccctccctgtatgtctcaacccccccccctccctgtatgtctcaaccccccccctccctgtatgtctcaacccccccccccctccctgtatgtctcaacccccccccccccctccctgtatgtctcaaccccccccccccccctccctgtatgtctcaacccccccccccccccctccctgtatgtctcaacccccccccccccccccctgtatgtctcaaccccccccccctccctgtatGTCTCAACCCCGGTCTCTCCATCGTTCTCTGCCTGACCCCCGTTCCATCTCTTACTCCTGTCTCCCCCCAGGATGGAGGTGGAGGGCTGGGACTCTGGTCTGGAGGAGGAGCTGGGTGTGTCTCTGGAGGAGCTGAGTAAGTGgattgaggaggaggtggagaggagcgaGGCAGTCCGCCAGAGGAAGGCCCAGCTGGCTGAGCTCAAAGAATGGGTGGAGcagaaagagaaggaagaggaggtggtGGACAAACTCTTCAACAATGCCAaccagtgagtgtgtgtgggggggatgatgttttgtttctttctttctcaggTCCATAGTAGAGTGGAAGACTttagggtgtgtgtgtcaggtctaTAGAAGAATGTGAGGCCCGGCATACTGTAAAATAGgactggtgtatgtgtgtgttaccgtCTGTGTGATTctctccattgtgtgtgtgtttcaggtccaTAGTGGAGTGTGAGGCTCTGGTGAAGTTCACCTACAGTAAAATGGGTCTGGTCTACAAGGAGAGCTCTTCAGAGGATGagggtggagtgggaggggttcAGTCCTCTGATGTCATAGAAATtgacgatgatgatgacgatgatgatgtcATCGCTGTGGGCTTACGTACGTACTGACACTTACTCCCAGTGAGCTAAACAATATGTTTACCAAAGGAAACCTTTCCAGAGGGGCAGCTCCAGGATAAGACACAGGAGTGAATGTCTAACCTGgtttcttttctctcttctctgacCTCTTTCCTCTCAGTGGTTCCACCCAAGAAACCTGGGATACCTGTCCAGGATGCAATGGTGAGAACAAATaattagtcacacacacacactcgtgttAATTGAATGTGTATTAATTGACCCTGTTATCTGCAGATTTCCAGTGTTCCTCCCAGCCGGTGTTCAagcttgtctctctcccttcgctgtctctctctctctcccttcgctgtctctctctctctctctctctctctctctctctcccttcgctgtctctctctctcccttcgctgtctctctctctcccttcgctgtctctctctctcccttcgctgtctctctctctcccttcgctgtctctctctctcccttcgctgtctctctctctcccttcgctgtctctctctctcccttcgctgtctctctctctcccttcgctgtctctctctctcccttcgctgtctctctctctctcccttcgctgtctctctctctctcccttcgctgtctctctctctcccttcgctgtctctctctctctcccttcgctgtctctctctctctcccttcgctgtctctctctctctcccttcgctgtctctctctctctcccttcgctgtctctctctctctcccttcgctgtctctctctctctcccttcgctgtctctctctctctcccttcgctgtctctctctctctcccttcgctgtctctctctctctcccttcgctgtctctctctctctcccttcgctgtctctctctctctcccttcgctgtctctctctctctcccttcgctgtctctctctctctcccttcgctgtctctctctctctcccttcgctgtctctctctctctcccttcgctgtctctctctctctcccttcgctgtctctctctctctcccttcgctgtctctctctctctcccttcgctgtctctctctctctcccttcgctgtctctctctctctcccttcgctgtctctctctctctcccttcgctgtctctctctctctcccttcgctgtctctctctctctcccttcgctatctctctctctctcccttcgctgtctctctctctctcccttcgctgtctctctctctctcccttcgctgtctctctctctctcccttcgctgtctctctctctctcccttcgctgtctctctctctctcccttcgctgtctctctctctctcccttcgctgtctctctctctctcactttgctgtctctctctctctcactttgctgtctctttctctctcactttgctgtctctctctctctctctcacttcgctgtctctctctctctctctcccttcgctgtctctctctctctctctcccttcgctgtctctctctctctctctcccttcgctgtctctctctctctcactttgctgtctctctctctctcactttgctgtctctctctctctcactttgctgtctctctctctctcactttgctgtctctctctctctctctcacttcgctgtctctctctctctctctcacttcgctgtctctctctctctctgacttcgctgtctctctctctctctgacttcgctgtctctctctctctctctctcacttcgctgtctctctctctctctctcacttcgctgtctctctctctctctctctctcacttcgctgtctctctctctctctctcacttcgctgtctctctctctctctctcacttcgctgtctctctctctctctctctcacttcgctgtctctctctctctctctctctcacttcgctgtctctctctctctctctctctctcacttcgctgtctctctctctctctctcacttcgctgtctctctctctctctctcacttcgctgtctctctctctctctctctcacttcgctgtctctctctctctctctctcacttcgctgtctctctctctctctctctctctcacttcgctgtctctctctctcgctctctcgctctctcgctctctctctctctctctcacttcgctctctctctctctctctctctcacttcgctctctctctctctctctctctcacttcgctctctctctctctctctctctctctctctctctctctctctctctctctctctctctctctctctctctctctctctctcacttcgctctctctctctctctgtctctctcacttcgctctctctctctctctctctctctctctctctctctctctctctctctctctctctctctcacttcgctctctctctctctctcacttcgctctctctctctctctctctctctctctctctctctctcacttcgctctctctctctctctcacttcgctctctctctctctctctctcacttcgctctctctctctctcacttcgccgtctctctctctctctctctctctctctcacttcgccgtctctctctctctctctcacttcgccgtctctctctctctctctcacttcgccgtctctctctctctctctcacttcgccgtctctctctctctctctcccttcgctgtctctctctctctctctcccttcgctgtctctctcttccccatacatacatacatacatacatacatacaaacactgGTGGTAGTTGAAATTCAGAAAGAAGTTTGAACAATATCCATATGTATGTGTTAATTGTGTTTGAACAATATCCATATGTATGTGTTAATTGTGTTTGAACAATATCCATATGTATGTGTTGTGTTTGAACAATATCCATATGTATGTGTTAATTGTGTTTGAACAATATCCATATGTATGTGTTAATTGTGTTTGAACAATATCCATATGTATGTGTTGTGTTTGAACAATATCCATATGTATGtgttatttgtttgtgtgtgcgcgtacgtgtgtcctgtagtttaaGGAGGCGTCTGCAGCTCTCCAGCGTTCCTCCCAGCAGGTGTTGAAGCTGGCCCAGACAGTCAACAAGAACTCTTCTTCTGGGCCTGCTATACAACAGCCAGGTAATGGCACCAATGTGCAATTCTATATGTCTGCGATTGATGTATACCTCCGGGTCACTAGGTGGCGTTCTCTCTTCAGTATTGCCCATGATGgcagtgtctttgtgtgtgtacatactgCACAAATGTTCACGTGCGTTTTTTATTTTGTGTAGGTGGCCCAGTGCCCATGCCAGCAGTGTTTGTGTCCCAGGCCACGCCCAGGAACACACCCACCCAGCCTAACCCCTCCCTGAAGGATGATGAAATCAGACTGGAGATGAGTCTTCTGGGAAAGAAACGCACCAAGACCTGGCACAGCGGAATGCTCATCGCCATCAACCCTGTCggtgagacacatacacacacctctccacacacacacacctatgcacATGGTGAAGTTTGAcattgaatgtgtgtgtttgtaggtaATGGTTACAGTAAGTACAAGGTGAAGTTTGAGAACAAGGGGAAGAGTCTACTGTCTGGGAACCACATAGCGTTTCACTATCACCCCACCCTGGAGAGGCTGTACGTGGGAGCCAGGGTGGTCGCCAAGTACAAGGACGGCAACCAGGTCTGGCTCTACGCTGGCATCGTGGCAGAGATGCCCAACAACAAGAACCGCATGAGGtgagaagctgtgtgtgtgtgagcatgtttcAAATATCCTCTGTGTGTTTGGTGAAGGGTTGTGAAGCTGTTTCAAccgttgtctatgtgtgtttcagGTTCCTGATCTTCTTTGACGACGGTTATGCCTCCTACGTGACCCTGCCTGAGCTCTACCCTGTCTGCAGACCAAGTAAGAACCCTCCTTTCTGTCTTCatgtcctctctttcctttcATAATGCTCTCTTTTCTCCTATCAATCTGGTTTTGTGATGTGACCTCAGCTTACCCTCTTCACATCTTCACTcaccatctctcccctcttcctctcccccattgtcttctctcaccatctctcctctgcctctcccccattgtcttctctcaccatctctcctctctgcctctcccccattgtcttctctcaccatctctctcctctgcctctcccccATTTGTCTTCTCTCAccaactctcccctctccctctgcctctcccccaTTGTCTTCTCTCAccatctcctctttctctccccatcatATTTTCTCCCCCAGTGAAGCGTACATGGGAGGACATAGAGGATGCATCGTGTAAAGACTTCATAGAGGAGTATATAACGTCATACCCCAACAGGCCCATGGTGCTGCTGAAGGCAGGCCAGGTCATcaagacagagtgggaggggaCGTGGTGGAGGAgcagagtggaggaggtggaCGGCAGCCTCGTCAAGATCCTCTTCCTggtatgatgacatcactgggatTTGATTACCAGCGAACTTTGTTATTTATAGTCTGATTTAACATGACGGTCGCATCATATGTTATAAACAGGGATAGTTTAGTTTCTGGTTTTGAATCACGTTTTTACACTACTTCTGCAGACTTGACACtcaacaaaatatgaaaataaGGTAGATAAGATAAAGCAATTAAATGACTGAAAAGTGATCTCTGTGGTAATCCATTTGTATGATTCTTCTTTTCTCCTTCAGGATGACAAGCGTAGTGAGTGGATCTACCGCGGTTCAACCAGGCTGGAGCCCATGTTCAACCTGAAGACTAACTGTGCCAACACCCAGGAGAAGAAGATGGCTGGCCAGCAGAGGACACGCCCCAGCATGGGTAACACTCActctagtcaatcaatcaattaatatATCAACAAACCAATcacttaatcaatcaatcaatcaatccatcTTTAATAACCCAGCGGGATCACATATTATACTGTACATGACGGAACCTTGACCTGTCCTTCATTGGATAACTTCATTGTGATGTCGTtaaccattttctctctctctgtaggagcATTGAGGACCAAGGGCCCCGTGGTCCAGTATCACAGTGGGGGGAACACCACAACCCCCGGCGGGACCCCCACTAAAtccccccatcccctctccccaccctcctccatccctcctacaCCCTCCCAGCCCAATCAGCTTGCACGAACAGAGTGAGTatgatacacacagacacacagtgtaaATCTTGTGACATTCCTTGAAAATGGacatcctctctcccctctcgctgcTACATTTACCCCTTTTCTCCCTGATCCCCCCCCCTTCttccctcctgttcctctctgtctcccccacccTCAACAGTCCTAAGTATCAGATGGCTAAGAAGAGTACTTCTCCATACATTCCCACGCCAGGAGGCTCTCGCACTGGATTGGCCAGTAATAGCCACGCCCCTAAAGCCATGCAGCCCCAACCTTCAACTGGTTCTCCTGGAAACTCatccaggtgagagagagaggacaggaaatgtatgatcataATAAAAATCATCAAATCTGCATTAATTAGTTCCCTTCTCCTACTGCTATTGAACATAATCTCTTACTAAAGAGCCACACTCACAAATATGCAGTTTTATAGGAATCTATTCGTAACTCTACTTCACTCTCGCACCCCCCTCCAGAATGTATGTCCTTCAGACTGGCAACATCCAGACTCTCACGTCCCTACAGCCTATCCAACACCAGCAGCAGtctctgccccctcctccccaagCCCCTCCCACCGCCCCCGCACCTGCAGTGACCCCATACACCTTCAGTAACGACCGGATTCCCCACGAGCCCTCGTACCGCGCCCCCACAGACCGCATCTTCTACCTGCCTCACACCTGCCAGCATGCTTGTCTCAACCGTATCCGGCCCTCCAGACCAGATATGCACCGGGGCAGGAACCCCCTGCTCACCCCTCTACTGTACGAGTTCAGACGCATGACGGGGCGACGGAGAGTCAACCGCAAGGTAAATACAGAAAAAGAGCTTTGAGATGTATTTTATCTCTCAGGAAGCAGGATTTTGATTATTATAGGGGGGGCAGATTTTGGTATTAACTATCTttcaccccccatctctctctctccccaacccccCCGTCAGATGTCGTTCCATGTGATCTACAAGTCTCCTTGTGGGCTGTGTCTGCGCAGCATGGCGGAGATCCAGCGCTACCTGTTCCAGACGCACTGTGACTTCATCTTCCTGGAGATGTTCTGCTTGGACCCCTATGTCCTGGTCGACCGGCGCTTCCAGCCCCAGAAGCCTTACTACTACATTCGAGACATCACCAACGGCCGCGAGGACATTCCCCTGTCCTGCGTCAACGAGATCGACATCACACCGCCCCCCGACGTGGCCTACAGTGAGGAGAGGGATTTCTCAACCAGTATATAGGCCTTGAGTTCCTATAGAGGCCTCAATCAAATGATTACCCATCAGAGTGCTAGGTCTTCCTGTATAGTACGGGCCAATGGGGGTGCACTAGCTACACAACACGTAAggaaagagggatacctagtcagttgtacaactgaatccattcaactgaaatgtgtcttccacatttaacccaacccctctgaatcagagaggtgcggtgggctgccttaatcaacatccacgtcttcgaggaacagtgggtaaactgccttgctcgagcagaacgacagatttttaccttgtcagctcagggattcgatctagcaaccttttggttactggcccaaagctctaaccactaggctacctggaatAGGGAGTCAGTTGAGATGAAGTCATAAAAGTGGAACATTAGTTCTGATTCTATGGTGAAGAATCCCTGAAGACGTCAGTGACTGATGGATGTCTGTGTGTTCCCAGGTAAGGAGCGTATCCCTGAAGATGGAGTGTTCATCAACACCAGTCCAGAGTTCCTGGTGGGCTGTGACTGTATCGACGGCTGCAAGGACAAGTCAGTACTATGACTCTTGACCTTCTGACCTTCCTGTGACTCCCTCATCTGGGCTCTGTCTTAGATTTCACCTGTCCAATTGTTAAATCAGGGATTAACTCATTTAGTCAATTGAAAGTGTTGAAATGGGGATTGTGTGTGTTGTGCAGGTCCAAGTGTTGGTGTCACCAGCTGACCCTGCAGGCCACAGCCTGTACCCCTGGAGCACAGATCAACCACACAGCTGGATACACACAGAAGAGACTGGAGGAGTGTTTGCCCACCGGGTGAGAGacgcacacaaacaacacacacagccacaaacacaGACATCCCTCTTACTAATCTCTCCCCCTCCGTCATTCCCTCTCTCAGGATTTATGAGTGTAATAAGCGTTGTAAGTGCTGCAGTCAGATGTGTACTAACCGTCTGGTGCAGCACGGTCTGCAGGTGAGGCTGCAGCTCTTTAAGACCCAGAACAAAGGCTGGGGCATCCGCTGTCTGGACGACGTGGCCAAGGGATCCTTCGTCTGTATCTACGCAGGTACGTCACTAGGTGGTGTGGTGGAGGAGGGGACAGAACGGTGTTATAGCAGGCGTTACACATGGATAACAGTATGTACCGGTATTCACATTGCATTACATGTAGGAAGTGCACTGCATAATAAGACTTGTCATAAGCATTCATAACAGCACATGGCTCCTTGTCAGTGTATATAATTGTTTAAATGCCTACAGATGAATGAATATCAACGTAGAAAGTCTTGCCCTATTTCCTTTacttcccttcttctcttctctctcgctctcctctcctcacatgtCAATTCAATTCAGAGCTTtaatggcatgggaaacatgtttacattgccaaagcaagtgaaatagataatacacaaaagtaaaataaacaatCAACAATTAGCAGTAAACATTACAGGTTCAGAGGATTAGAGACATTTTAAATATCATATTATGGCTATCTACAGTGTTATAGCTGTATAATATAAATATGgcttgtatttacaatgatgtttgtttttcactggttgcccttttcttgtggcaacaggttacAAATCTTGTTGCTGTGGTGtctcactgtggtatttcacctaataaATACAGGAGTTTATccacatttgatttgttttcaaatactttgtgggtctgtgtaatctgagggaaatatgtgtctctcatatggtcatacatttggcaggaggttaggaagtgcatctcagtgtgtacatagcctgtcttctcttgagagccaggtttgCCTATGGCgccctctctcaatagcaaggctatgctcactgagtctgtacatagtcaaagctttccttaatctttggtcagtcacagtggtcaggttttCTGCCAATGTGTACAGTCTGTTTAGTGCCAAATAGCATTcaagtttgctctgtttttttattaattctttccaatgtgtcaagtaattatctttttgttttctcatgatttggttgggtctgatCGTGTTGTCCTGGgggtttgtgaacagagcccgaAAACCAGCTTTCTTAGGGGACTCTTGTCTAAGTTAATATCCCTGtaagtgatggctttgttatggaaggtttgggaatcgcttccttttagctggttgtagaatttaatggctcttttctggattttgatcattagcgggtatcggcatAATTTCgcttctgcatgcattatttggatgagtctcaatttggtgtttgtcccattttgtgaattctttgtTTGTGAGCGTACCCCAGacttcacaaccataaagggcaatgggttctataactgattcaagtattttttagacaggtcctaattgggatgtcgaattttatgttccttttgatgccgTTGAAGgcacttcttgccttgtctctcagttcgttcacagctttgtggaagttacctgtggtgctgatgtttaggccgaggtatgtattgtTTTATTGTGTGCTAGAGCTACGGTGTCTAGGTGGAGTTTGTCTGTGTGTTCTTGGCATCTGGACTTTTTTTGGAACAACGTTTTTgtattactgagatttactgtcagggcccaggtcagattctagtagggtaaggccgggtgctgcagactgccctcgccaattcgttgatatatatgttgaagagggtggggctcaagcttcatccctgtctcactccatggccctgtggaaagaaatgtgtgtgtattcttTGCCAATATTAACTgtacacttgtttgtgtacatggatttgataatgttgtatgttttcttTCACCCAACACTGCTtgccatcaatttgtatagcagacccttatGCCAAATTGAgacaaaagcttttttgaaatcaacaaagcatgagttTTGGTTagtgtgtgcagggtgaatacgtggtctgtcgcacagtaatttggtaaaaagcctatTTTAcgtttgctcagtacattgttttcattgaagaaatgtacgagtctgctgtcaATGATATTGCTGAGGATTTTCACATGGTTGCTGTTGACGCGTATCCCACAATAGTTATTGGggtgaatttgtctccacttttgtggattggggtaatgagtccttggttccaaatattggggaagatgccagagctgtggatgatgttaaagagtttaagtagaGCCACTTGGAATtcgtggtctgtatattttatcatttcatttaccgggataccatcaacaccacatgcctttttgggttggagtggttttattttgtcctgtagttcattccatgtaattggagaatccagtgagttctggtagtctttaatagctgacTCTAAGATCTGTGATTGAtcctgtttttgctgtttgttctttgttatagggccaaaaagattggagaagtggttgaTCCGTACATCTCCCTTGTGGATAGATGATGCTTTGtggtgtttgtttttgtgttccagtgttcccagaagtggttagattctatggattcttcaattacattgatctgatttctgacgtgctgttcctttttctgtattgttttcgtgatacaccatagtgaaggcgtagactcaggttttctagGTCGCTAtatttttggttggacaggtttctcaatttctttcttaggtttttgcgtTCTTCagcaaaccatttgtcattgcttTAAATTTCTTTGGTTGTCTGCTTGAGGTTTTTAGATTTCATAGGGAAGCTGAacggtcaaatatactgtttcgGCTTTCTACTGTTACAGTTAAATGTTttatccaggaagttgtctaaaagggattgaatttgttgttgtttGGTAGGTATCTACACTACACTTTTCTATAGCATTTTGTAATATTGTGCTGTTCCTTTGGcgttgatgcctcatgattgagttttgctctgttcaagtatACTGTGATTTTGCTTGTGATCtaataggggtgtcagtggacagaatgctctgagagactttgggttgaggtcagtgataaagtagtctacagtactactgccaagggatgagctgtaggtgtatcTACCGTAGGAGtctcctcgaagcctaccattggcTATGTACAGATCCAGCatgtgacagagctgcaggagttgtgacccatttttgttggttgttttgtcatggttgtgtctaggggggcatatttgggagggaatactgtcacctccaggtaggtgtttgttccCCTGTGTACTgagtgtcaggttcctgtccagttctggcatttaggtcacaacagactagtacatgtccttGGGCCTagaaatggttgatctccccctctaggatggagaagctctCATCGTTAAAGTATAAGGATTCTATTGGGGGATATAGGTACGGTAGtacacatgaggacatttttctctgttgggATAATTTCCTTATTAATGTCTGGCCAGGTGTAAATTGTTCCtcttttgactaatttaatagagtgcgTTAGCTCAGCACTATACCAAGTTAGCATTCCCCTGAGTGTCTTTCCTGTTCCACACCTGGTAGTTcagtggatgggactaccagctctctgggCAACCAGCGGGtttgtctcctctataccatttTTCTTGAAGattacaatgtctgtatttccactTTATTTGTAGTCTGGGTTCCTGTTCTTagaccaaaggcagatgacctcagaccttgtatattccaggatgagatagtaaaacctttgtgttccatagtgtctagtgttttCGTGTggttttgtctctccctctcttctctctctccctccctctcttctctctcccctccctcactctcttctccctctccctccctcccaggtaAGATTCTGACAGATGACTTTGCGGACAAGGAGGGTCTGGAGATGGGTGATGAGTACTTTGCTAACCTGGACCACATAGAGAGTGTGGAGAACTTCAAGGAAGGGTATGAGAGTGAGGCCCACTGTTCAGACAGTGACGGGAGCGGGGTGGACATGTCCAGGCTGAAGAACCCCCCCTCGTCCTCCCTGGCTTTGCAGAACAAGACCCTTCCCAAACCCCCCCAGAGAACCAATGCTGCCAACCCTGCTGGCAAAGGTGAGGGGTCACAGTTTAGTAGTCTAGAAAGAGTCTGgctgttacttttgaccagagccaaagtagtgcactatatagggattatggtgccatttaggactcaAAGAGTTTGAAATGACACCTTTTGCCGTTTTACGACTTCCTTCTCTCCATCAGCGCGGGGTGCTGGTGGCGACTCCTCTAAGGATGGGGATAGTGATGAAGAGTCGAACAACGACAAAAGTTCAGACGACACGTTTGTAAAGGACCCCTACTACAGCTCCAGCTCTGTGTGGAGGAGCTACACCACCCGTCGCCAGGCCAAGGGCGTCAAGGAAGGTGTGTGTGCACTTTACTGAACCCTCAGTTGTCACGCTGGGCCTGCAGTAGGAAGTTAAGGCCCAGTACAgtcaaatgtgatatatatatttccacactgaggttggtgtaagagctatttgaaaagaccacctgaaatgtcagcctgttgtGGTGGGATGGTGTTTTGTCCTGCctgatgacatcaccaggcggtaaattagttaataagaaagagttccaaacagctctgccaataacagctagttatctgtttccccctccccacttgCCAGGATCAactggggatccttaataaatacacaaatacaaatactcccagacagtcctagcaagaTTCATGCTTGAGAAATTGCAATTTTCTAGAAACTTTTATTCAATTTTTGACTATTTTAatggaaaacaatcacagtaagatacttaattgttacccagatatATTTGATATTGAGAAAAACGGCTGCATTGAACCTTTTTACATGTAGCAGCGTGATGTAAAATGATATTTATTTGatctgccccccccccatccaGGGAGCCAGGACAGTAAGGATGGGATGAGTGTGTCAGTGGGGGGAAAGGAGGACAGGAAGCCGCCCCCCATGCCAGAGGAGAGTGGGAAGAGTAAAGTAGCG of Salvelinus alpinus chromosome 4, SLU_Salpinus.1, whole genome shotgun sequence contains these proteins:
- the setdb1b gene encoding histone-lysine N-methyltransferase SETDB1-B isoform X1, whose protein sequence is MDNNDGMEVEGWDSGLEEELGVSLEELSKWIEEEVERSEAVRQRKAQLAELKEWVEQKEKEEEVVDKLFNNANQSIVECEALVKFTYSKMGLVYKESSSEDEGGVGGVQSSDVIEIDDDDDDDDVIAVGLLVPPKKPGIPVQDAMFKEASAALQRSSQQVLKLAQTVNKNSSSGPAIQQPGGPVPMPAVFVSQATPRNTPTQPNPSLKDDEIRLEMSLLGKKRTKTWHSGMLIAINPVGNGYSKYKVKFENKGKSLLSGNHIAFHYHPTLERLYVGARVVAKYKDGNQVWLYAGIVAEMPNNKNRMRFLIFFDDGYASYVTLPELYPVCRPMKRTWEDIEDASCKDFIEEYITSYPNRPMVLLKAGQVIKTEWEGTWWRSRVEEVDGSLVKILFLDDKRSEWIYRGSTRLEPMFNLKTNCANTQEKKMAGQQRTRPSMGALRTKGPVVQYHSGGNTTTPGGTPTKSPHPLSPPSSIPPTPSQPNQLARTDPKYQMAKKSTSPYIPTPGGSRTGLASNSHAPKAMQPQPSTGSPGNSSRMYVLQTGNIQTLTSLQPIQHQQQSLPPPPQAPPTAPAPAVTPYTFSNDRIPHEPSYRAPTDRIFYLPHTCQHACLNRIRPSRPDMHRGRNPLLTPLLYEFRRMTGRRRVNRKMSFHVIYKSPCGLCLRSMAEIQRYLFQTHCDFIFLEMFCLDPYVLVDRRFQPQKPYYYIRDITNGREDIPLSCVNEIDITPPPDVAYSKERIPEDGVFINTSPEFLVGCDCIDGCKDKSKCWCHQLTLQATACTPGAQINHTAGYTQKRLEECLPTGIYECNKRCKCCSQMCTNRLVQHGLQVRLQLFKTQNKGWGIRCLDDVAKGSFVCIYAGKILTDDFADKEGLEMGDEYFANLDHIESVENFKEGYESEAHCSDSDGSGVDMSRLKNPPSSSLALQNKTLPKPPQRTNAANPAGKARGAGGDSSKDGDSDEESNNDKSSDDTFVKDPYYSSSSVWRSYTTRRQAKGVKEGSQDSKDGMSVSVGGKEDRKPPPMPEESGKSKVASWLTNQPSTSQATVKMEGLKIEKKEPGDQKSQQSVKTEGGKRQDVMTLSDSDDVQTISSGSDDNKEREKRTQGEDGGGAVKRQVAVKSTRGIALKNSHGLMVKTGGAGMGPGGGPGGHGGAQGKGGDGGDSGPKNTRQFFDGEESCYIIDAKLEGNLGRYLNHSCSANLFVQNVFVDTHDLRFPWVAFFASKRIRAGTELTWDYNYEVGSVEGKELLCCCGSTECRGRLL